The genomic stretch GCGGAGGTTCCTGCGGTTCCATCTTCACCATCTTCACCAGTTGTGCCAGTCAAGTCATAGCTAGTAGGCTTGCCATCACTCACAATTTTGATGTCTTGCCCATCGCGTCCATTACGGCCATCGCGCCCATCAGATCCATCTTGCCCCACTACCCCAAAAGTAGTTTGCCCGATCGCCGAAAAACTAACTAAAGGCAATGTCATGATTGCGGTTGGTAAAGCCAGAATCAGCGATCGTGTATTTAGCATATCCAAAGCCTATAAAATTATCTAAAAAGTACTCTCAAAAGTTTAGTCTATCTTCATTGACAGGATCATGACAGACTGAGTTCCAAGCCTAACTTTCAACTAAATTAATTTATGACTGTAAACCAAGGTCAACAACTCGAAGTATATAGCAGCAAACATCCTCAAGAGGTACTGTTAGTAAAGGTAAAAATTGGGGATGAACTCGATGAGGTGATGATATTCAAAGGTTTTTCTAGCTCTTTGATGCGATCAACCGCCTTCGATCCTGATGTACCTGTAATTCCTGATCATGCCGAAATTATCACTATTGATCGCCTCACTGCTCCCTATAAACCCACAGAGCCTAAGTACATCCAACAAGGGATAACATGGGAGCAGTTTAAAGGTGCTTGATGAGCTATGCTCTTCACAAAATTATCTTTAAGACTTACGCATTAGGTAGATATGTTAGTCCGCATCACATCTACCTAATGCATAAGTCTTAAATCTTAAAAAAATCGGCTTGAGAAATTGGCTAAAAAATATGCTTAGTGAGACAAGGGAATCAATTTATGCAAGACAGGTGAGGCTCGCTTCACTACTGCTATATCAAAATGTATTAGAGCAAGAGCCTTGGGAAGCCTATGAGAAGCTATTGAAGTCCCTTGCCAACTATGCATTAGATGGACATGAAAATAGTTCACGACAGCTTAGCTATTTATTTGCCTATGGGAAATGGTTTAGGGCGATCGCAGCTACAGGATATAACTGGCGAGACTATGTAATTTCGCAGCTACTGATATCTGACAATCCTTTTAGTCAATTGGCGCAAACCACCGATTTTGCTCAACTACCGATGTCACTAATTTCAGCGGTGAAGCATGATCTCCACATCCTAGAGGAGATGAGTCTATGGGGAGGGGATAAACTCGTTGATTTTATTAATGCTTCTGAAAATCGTGCCGTAGCGTGGCACTTGTCACCTAATGATTTGTCAAAACTATCTGAAGAAAAGCGATCGCTAATTATTAAATTTCAAGAAACCGATGATTGGACGCAACTAGTAGCAGATCTGGCAAATTATTACAAACACTCAGGTACTGGCATATTTACTGAATATGAAGCGTTTCGTTGGCGTAAAGGTCATCTGGAGGGAATTGCCTATCCTGATCTAGTGATGCTATCAGATATAGTTGGATATGAGTCGCAGCGTCAGGCACTTTACAAAAATACGGAAGCATTTTTAGCGGGCTATCATTCCCTGCACGTACTTCTCTATGGTAGTCGTGGGACAGGCAAATCTTCAATGGTCAAGTCCTTAATGTATGCCTATCGCGATCGCGGTTTACGTCTAGTCGAAGTCGCCAAGGATGATCTAAAGGATTTACCAATTATTGCTGAAGTGTTGCGAAAAGTTCCACAGAAGTTCATCATTTTTGTGGATGATTTATCCTTTGAAGAAGAGAGCGAAGACTATAAAGCTCTCAAAGTAGTGTTAGAAGGAAATCTCTCTGCTCAACCGAATAATCTATTAGTTTACGCAACTTCCAATCGTCGTCATTTATTACGGGAATACTTTAGCGATCGCCCTAGCCTAAAAACACTGAGTACTAGTGAAGAGGTAAATCCTTGGGACACAGTACAAGAGAAGTTATCCCTAAGCGATCGCTTTGGTCTCACATTGACGTTTCTCAAAGCAGATCAAGAAATCTATCTCAAAATCGTCCATCATCTCGCTAAACGGGCAAGCATCGAACTTCCCACCGAAGACCTCAATTTTCGCGCCTTACAATGGGCAACCCGCAACAATGGGCAGTCGGGGCGCACTGCCCAACAATTTATCGACTTTCTCAAAGCAGATCTGGAAATCAAAATTTAAGCGCAATTGCTATTGTCCTATAGCAAAGTTTTGCTTAAGGCAAAATGAAGGCAGTGCAATGCGCCACCTTCATTTATTTAGGTACTGAAATTTGCGTCTATAAAACCCAAAATGCAAGTAGCGGTGCTTCGCACCGCTACTTGCATTTTGGGTTTTGATTTGTCCTAGCTATCTCTTTTGTTGCTATGAAAAATAATTTTGCTTATTTTGCGCTTTGTGTAGTAACATAGATATTCGCAACGGGATGTAGCGCAGCTTGGTAGCGCGCCTGCTTTGGGAGCAGGATGCCGTAGGTTCGAATCCTATCATCCCGACTTAAAAAAGAAAAAATTGAAGCGCTTGTTAGAGCGCTTTTTTATTTGGTTGCTAATACTTGCAAATCCTGCGATCGCGTAAATTGTTTACGCCATGCCGTAATGCCACCCGTTAGAGTCAAAGCTCGATAGCCATTATGGCTAAGCTGCTGATTTGCCTTGATCGATCGCATTCCCGATGTGCAGTACAAAATAATTGTTGGTTTATCACGGTGAGTTCTTTCATAACTTTGCAAAATAGTTTTCACCTGTGAAATCCCCAAACCTGACTCAATATCTGTCAGTGGGACAAGTTGACTATTGCCAATATGATCCTCTTGATATTCCTCAAGCGATCGCACATCGATGAGCAGTACAGACTTGAACTTGCCACTAGCCAACTCCTGCACCGAAATTTGCGGCGTACTAAAGCTTTGTAAATAAACAGGTAAACTCATTTGATGTTGATAAGCAAGAATGCTCAGAGTTCCAGCACCAGCTACCAAGAGAGCGCCAACTACCGCGAAAGGAAGCAAGTATCGACGGTTAGCAAAAACTTGCTGAAATTTATGTATTTTGCTCTGGTCTATATTGGAATTCATTATTCCCTCATAATATTTTAATTTAGAGGTGATATGGGGTGCTTCGCACCCCATATCACCTCTAAATTCTTTCCCTAATTTTGACATTGGAACGATTTCTAATACTTTTAAGTAGCTAGGCATAATTAAAAAATAGAACCAAAAGCTGTGGCGCTCGCGCCGCGAGCGCCACAGCTTTTAGGGTTTTATATTTAATTGCACTCAGCTACTTAAATGGATAGATTAAATGATTCAAGTAACTAGTCTGAATATTTAATTTACTGCCATACTTGGTTGGAGTTTCTCCTTGAGGCATATGCCAAGTGCCAAATATATAATCAATAATTGGCAACTGGACAGCAAAGTTTTTATTAGATATTTTCGGATTGCGATCATGATGCCAATGATGAAACTCTGGTGTCGCAATCAGCAACTTTAAAATTGGAAACTGAATACGAATATTGGCATGAATAAAAAAAGCGATCGCACTAGAAAAAATTGCATAAATTACTAAGGCTTCTGTTGAAAACCCTAACCAATAAAGGGGAATCATTTGACAAGCTTTAGTAAAAATCTGCTCGAAAGGATGCACTCGAACTGTCGCTAGCCAGTCAATATGGGTTGAGCTATGATGAATTGCGTGAAATTGCCATAACCAAGGCACAGTATGTAATAGGCGATGGGCAAAATAAAAACAAAGATCACCAATCAAGATAGAAACTACTACTTGCAAGCTAAGTGGTTGTTGAGATACAAACCTAGATAGCATCGGTATTGAACCTTGACTGAGCAAGGAAAATACTATTAAAATCTGTATCGTTCCTTTGCCAATAAAATAGCCTGAGAAATAATAACAAAGATCAGTTAGCCAACCTTCACGAAATAGATTTTGCTGATGCAAAGCTAATACTTTCTCAAGTGGAATAAATACACAAATTAGAATCAATATCCCTTTTATGACATCAGGTATTTCTAGCATTTAGTCAAGATAAATTTTAATTATTGAGATTCTTTAGCAGCTAATTTTTCAACCGATTGATTAGCGTTAATATCTTGGGCGATCGCCTCTTGCCAATTGGGAGACCAGCCTTTAGGAAACTTGCAATTATTAAAGGTTGCACCGCACCAATCTACATCCTCTAAATTTGCCATTGTAAAATCACAATTCTGCAAAACTGCATTTAAAAATCTTGCCCTAGTTAAATCTGCACCACAAAAAGAAGTCATCGCCGACCTCTTTACCTTAGCTAAATGGAGGTTAAAAGCTTTAGTTGCCAAAATAGCTGGAATAATCGTCAAAATTGCAAACAAAATCGCATAATGAATTTCTTGGTAGTATAACCAACTATAGCCTGCGGAAATTGCTGAAGATACTCCCACTGCCATCCATACCATACCCACAGTGATCGAGCCTTTTGAGTAGCCTAGATAAAATCCAAATAGCGACATCCCTAATGCACCTAGTACCATGAGAATTCCACTTATTCCAGCCAAAACGCCGCTATGAAGTGAACTTGCTAAAGCCATCAAAAAAGCCAGTCCTAAAAAGAGCATTAAAGCTTTTCCTTTAGAAATAGTGGCTGCCGTAGCAAAAGCGGCAATCCAAATAAAAGGATCTGTCAACCATGCATAGGGATTAGCCTCTGATACCCCACAACCCGCAAGGGTAAATTGGCTCAAAAACCATGATGCTAGTCCCAGAGGAATTCCCAAGACAATGTGTAAGGTGATTTGCCCGATCGCCGATTGAAATGTTTTCTCGTCTCGCCCGATCGCTGTTTCTGAGAAATCAGCACCTGTTAGCTCTGCTCCTCGAAAATCACAACCTTTTAACCTTGCACCTGTAAAGTCAGCAGTCTTATCTTCACCTTTACGAAATTCATTTTGAAATGATTGATTCTGAAAATCCCGATAACGATAATTTACATAATTACTCATGGGTAAACCTACTTATAGATTATTTTATTAACTCGGTTCCTTCAGGGCAGGTCGGCTTGCCATTGTTTAGGAAAGGCTTGGACAACTTTGTTTTTATCCCTTTTGGTGATTCACATAGAATCGCGAAAGTAGTTAACTCTTTTTTTACCGCTTGATTTGAAGCCTGAGGTGGCTTGACTGGCTGATTTAGCTTTTGGAATACTTGAGAATTTTCAGTCATAACAAATACTGCGCCAACAAAACTTTTTGCCCCGTCATTTTTGGAAATAGCATATTGATAAGTCGCCAAATCTGAACTTTCCAATTCGTACTTGTGATTAATTGTCTCCTCTTTTATCTCCGCATTCAAAGCAGAAATTGACTTTCCAAAAGTTTGATTTTCTAGCCAGATACTCTGCTGCAATCTATTCATTGTCCCAACATAGGTCTTAGCCTCGGCATTACGACTTCTTGTTGGGCTACCGCAACTTACCAAAAATGGCAGAAATAATGCCGTTACCCCAACTGCCGACCCAATAGCAATTGATCCATACAAAAATGATCTCCAAAAAGATGGTTTCTTTTTAGGTCGTTTAACTTCACTTTGAATTGCCTCATCAGTTGATTCAACTGTAGGTTCCTGCTCAACAAAACTTTCCGTATCTAGTGGCAATTGTGTCTGATGCTCATCTGGCAGGTCAATCTTAATCGTTGTGGGTTTAGATTGGACGATCATTATGATTACCTCCTGCTAGTCAATCTCTAGCTCAAATAATGCCCTGTTTTTAAAGAGAAACATGCGATCGCGATCGCATGTTTTAGTGATTATTGACTACTTTCATTATTAATGTTTGCAAAATTTATAAGTACAAATACTTAGCTCCTAGGACGAAGATCAAGTCAAATCAATCTCCCTTACAACATTTTTGAAATGACTGGATTTAGCACTGCTATTATTGTTAATTAATATATTAATTTATTGGCAACTATCTCAAAAGAGGTAGAAGTAAACCTTCTTAATACTTTTTTAAGATTTTTTGCTAAGTACATATACTTTGTAAAGTAAGCTCAAACCCTTGCTTGAAAACGGTTTGAGGTTTTTACTATTTTGTAAGAACCCAAACGTAAAGATGTGTTAAGCTAATTTCAAATCCATATAAATACTCGTAGTTAAAGCAGGATTTAAGAATATGACCATTGCAATGGGCAGGTCGCAAGAAGTCGAAAGAGGATGGTTTGACCTTCTCGACGACTGGCTAAAACGCGACAGATTTGTATTTATTGGTTGGAGTGGCTTATTGCTATTCCCCACTGCATTTTTAGCTATTGGTGGCTGGTTTACA from Pseudanabaena sp. Chao 1811 encodes the following:
- a CDS encoding DUF7734 family protein, whose amino-acid sequence is MTVNQGQQLEVYSSKHPQEVLLVKVKIGDELDEVMIFKGFSSSLMRSTAFDPDVPVIPDHAEIITIDRLTAPYKPTEPKYIQQGITWEQFKGA
- a CDS encoding ATP-binding protein; the encoded protein is MLSETRESIYARQVRLASLLLYQNVLEQEPWEAYEKLLKSLANYALDGHENSSRQLSYLFAYGKWFRAIAATGYNWRDYVISQLLISDNPFSQLAQTTDFAQLPMSLISAVKHDLHILEEMSLWGGDKLVDFINASENRAVAWHLSPNDLSKLSEEKRSLIIKFQETDDWTQLVADLANYYKHSGTGIFTEYEAFRWRKGHLEGIAYPDLVMLSDIVGYESQRQALYKNTEAFLAGYHSLHVLLYGSRGTGKSSMVKSLMYAYRDRGLRLVEVAKDDLKDLPIIAEVLRKVPQKFIIFVDDLSFEEESEDYKALKVVLEGNLSAQPNNLLVYATSNRRHLLREYFSDRPSLKTLSTSEEVNPWDTVQEKLSLSDRFGLTLTFLKADQEIYLKIVHHLAKRASIELPTEDLNFRALQWATRNNGQSGRTAQQFIDFLKADLEIKI
- a CDS encoding rhodanese-like domain-containing protein produces the protein MNSNIDQSKIHKFQQVFANRRYLLPFAVVGALLVAGAGTLSILAYQHQMSLPVYLQSFSTPQISVQELASGKFKSVLLIDVRSLEEYQEDHIGNSQLVPLTDIESGLGISQVKTILQSYERTHRDKPTIILYCTSGMRSIKANQQLSHNGYRALTLTGGITAWRKQFTRSQDLQVLATK
- a CDS encoding sterol desaturase family protein produces the protein MLEIPDVIKGILILICVFIPLEKVLALHQQNLFREGWLTDLCYYFSGYFIGKGTIQILIVFSLLSQGSIPMLSRFVSQQPLSLQVVVSILIGDLCFYFAHRLLHTVPWLWQFHAIHHSSTHIDWLATVRVHPFEQIFTKACQMIPLYWLGFSTEALVIYAIFSSAIAFFIHANIRIQFPILKLLIATPEFHHWHHDRNPKISNKNFAVQLPIIDYIFGTWHMPQGETPTKYGSKLNIQTSYLNHLIYPFK
- a CDS encoding pentapeptide repeat-containing protein: MSNYVNYRYRDFQNQSFQNEFRKGEDKTADFTGARLKGCDFRGAELTGADFSETAIGRDEKTFQSAIGQITLHIVLGIPLGLASWFLSQFTLAGCGVSEANPYAWLTDPFIWIAAFATAATISKGKALMLFLGLAFLMALASSLHSGVLAGISGILMVLGALGMSLFGFYLGYSKGSITVGMVWMAVGVSSAISAGYSWLYYQEIHYAILFAILTIIPAILATKAFNLHLAKVKRSAMTSFCGADLTRARFLNAVLQNCDFTMANLEDVDWCGATFNNCKFPKGWSPNWQEAIAQDINANQSVEKLAAKESQ
- a CDS encoding type IV pilin-like G/H family protein; the encoded protein is MIVQSKPTTIKIDLPDEHQTQLPLDTESFVEQEPTVESTDEAIQSEVKRPKKKPSFWRSFLYGSIAIGSAVGVTALFLPFLVSCGSPTRSRNAEAKTYVGTMNRLQQSIWLENQTFGKSISALNAEIKEETINHKYELESSDLATYQYAISKNDGAKSFVGAVFVMTENSQVFQKLNQPVKPPQASNQAVKKELTTFAILCESPKGIKTKLSKPFLNNGKPTCPEGTELIK